One genomic segment of Centropristis striata isolate RG_2023a ecotype Rhode Island chromosome 11, C.striata_1.0, whole genome shotgun sequence includes these proteins:
- the rpl5a gene encoding 60S ribosomal protein L5a, producing MGFVKVVKSKAYFKRYEVKFRRRREGKTDFFARKRLVVQDKNKYNTPKYRMIVRFSNRDICCQIAYAKIEGDQIVCAAYSHELPKYGIAVGLTNYAAAYCTGLLLARRLLQKFGMDQVYEGQVEVTGDEFNVESVDGQPSAFTCYLDAGLARTTTGNKVFGALKGAVDGGLAIPHSLKRFPGYDTESKEFNAEVHRKHIMGMNVADYMSYLMEEDEDAYKKQFSRFIKNGVQPDTVEEMYKKAHTAIRANPVHEKKPTKDVKKKRWNRAKLSLAQRKDRVAQKKASFLRAQEQEEGDG from the exons atg GGTTTCGTCAAAGTGGTGAAGAGCAAGGCCTACTTCAAGAGATATGAAGTCAAATTCAGGAGAAGGAGAG AGGGGAAAACTGACTTCTTCGCACGCAAGCGCCTGGTTGTGCAGGACAAGAACAAGTACAACACACCCAAGTACCGAATGATCGTCAGGTTCTCTAACAGGGACATCTGTTGCCAG ATTGCCTATGCAAAGATCGAAGGAGACCAGATTGTGTGTGCTGCTTACTCCCACGAGTTGCCCAAATATGGCATCGCTGTAGGCCTTACTAACTACGCTGCGGCCTACTGCACTGGGCTGTTGCTGGCTCGTAGG CTGCTGCAAAAGTTCGGCATGGACCAGGTGTACGAGGGCCAGGTGGAGGTAACGGGAGATGAGTTCAACGTGGAGAGTGTGGATGGACAGCCAAGTGCCTTCACCTGTTACCTGGATGCAGGGCTGGCCAGGACCACCACAGGGAACAAGGTGTTTGGAGCGCTGAAGGGGGCCGTTGATGGAGGGCTGGCTATTCCTCACAG TCTAAAGCGATTCCCTGGTTACGACACAGAGAGCAAAGAGTTTAATGCAGAGGTGCACAGGAAACACATCATGGGCATGAACGTGGCCGACTACATGTCGTACCTgatggaggaggacgaggacgcATACAAAAAACAGTTCTCACGCTTCATCAAGAATGGAGTCCAGCCAGACACA GTTGaagaaatgtacaaaaaagcACACACCGCCATCAGAGCAAACCCTGTCCACGAAAAGAAGCCCACAAAAGACGTCAagaagaagag GTGGAATCGCGCCAAGTTATCTCTGGCACAGAGGAAGGACCGCGTCGCCCAGAAAAAGGCCAGCTTCTTACGAgcacaagaacaagaagaagggGACGGTTAG